A single region of the Xiphophorus maculatus strain JP 163 A chromosome 3, X_maculatus-5.0-male, whole genome shotgun sequence genome encodes:
- the LOC102232912 gene encoding 40S ribosomal protein S27-like — MPLAKDLLHPSSEEEKRRHKKKRLVQSPNSYFMDVKCPGCYKITTVFSHAQTVVLCVGCSTVLCQPTGGKARLTEGCSFRRKQH; from the exons ATGCCC CTCGCAAAAGATTTGTTGCACCCCAGTTctgaggaggaaaagaggaggCACAAGAAAAAACGGCTTGTGCAGAGTCCTAACTCCTACTTCATGGATGTCAAATGTCCAG GTTGCTACAAGATCACCACAGTATTCAGCCATGCTCAGACAGTAGTGCTGTGTGTCGGCTGCTCCACAGTTCTTTGCCAGCCGACGGGAGGAAAAGCTCGCCTGACAGAAG GATGCTCTTTCAGGAGAAAACAGCACTAG
- the rab13 gene encoding ras-related protein Rab-13, protein MAKKYDFLFKLLLIGDSGVGKTCLIIRFAEDNFNSTYISTIGIDFKVKTIEVDGKKVKLQVWDTAGQERFKTITTAYYRGAMGIILVYDITDEKSFENIQNWMKSIKENASAGVSQMLIGNKCDIEPKRKVSKETGEKLAKDHSIRFFETSAKSSINVEESFLALARDILHKSTKKPGSAGKEVKITSSTAKLPSKCAIL, encoded by the exons ATGGCGAAAAAATACGATTTCCTCTTTAAGCTGCTGCTGATCGGGGACAGCGGAGTGGGTAAAACATGCCTCATCATCCGTTTTGCTGAGGACAATTTCAACTCCACATACATCTCCACCATCG GCATTGACTTTAAAGTAAAGACAATTGAAGTGGATGGAAAGAAAGTGAAACTACAAGTCTG GGACACAGCAGGACAGGAGAGGTTCAAGACCATCACTACTGCCTACTACAGGGGAGCCATG GGCATCATCTTGGTTTACGACATCACTGATGAGAAATCCTTTGAAAACATCCAAAACTGGATGAAGAGCATCAAGGAA AATGCATCTGCTGGAGTCAGTCAGATGCTTATAGGAAATAAATGCGACATTGAGCCGAAACGGAAAGTGTCCAAGGAGACGGGAGAGAAG CTGGCAAAGGATCACAGTATCAGGTTCTTTGAGACCAGTGCAAAGTCCAGCATTAATGTGGAAGAG TCTTTTCTAGCTTTGGCACGAGACATACTGCACAAATCCACCAAGAAGCCG GGTTCGGCGGGAAAAGAGGTGAAAATCACCAGCAGTACAGCGAAACTGCCCTCAAAGTGTGCCATCCTCTAG
- the fam189b gene encoding protein FAM189B isoform X1, whose translation MPSPSDSSSVASASGSRGWSDSRRGMSGRGPGGARLLLYLGLCHLGLGAMVLAFSFTSMAFTSSARVRQSCPFWAGFFVVASGIVGIISWRRPLTLVVSLFMLLSAVCVILSLAGSMLSCQNAQMVKSMLNCQVENGLCVCCAGTQACSMVEEDTLVLSLNGDCHSVKHQLKDLLFSACGLSILSTIICTLSTVTCSIHIFSLDLVHLLAPHRSRSVNPECTTPQDAFLTNIMDFEEFVPPIPPPPYYPPEYTCSSETDAQSITYNGSMESPVPLYPTDCPPPYEAVMGQRAASQATVFDAHGTELSGERGTSTAFSGEVSMDSGSLLMSEIVDIPDDSSPSEDSCLMEVGIRSHGGNRTCADRGDGFFRGPQCQTPESPLAGGPRARRFLRGERSNSCSSPSTATNTYRSPVLHRQAVLASSCSQLEAIGNSPNQQQCFIPEIQVNLTDPSNQEAAPASSVPPPSSSSAACEHGNGLLPPHGALYLRRRAERSDKHGGTVRRQSEGFLRLVRSHSEPGLGSSTDTVDFGSGGSKASTDTAPSSEACLLPRSTVAPPSALPSKGGIKTAATGVQIPPKPAPTSPIRIPKDCHRSLGDLKVTRVLVARFLQRSKRNLGPPSEHAGSTGQGPKRRSGVETAGSGHLSTEQVSRTPWSTSCGHPNAHSHHPHRRGHHHSHSDSRHNRHYSSRAPEGIHLRSCGDLSSSTSSLRRLMAPHVPHGSSGALYSESAL comes from the exons ATGCCTTCACCTTCAGACTCCAGCAGCGTGGCTTCAGCCTCTGGATCTCGTGGTTGGTCTGACAGTCGCAGAGGCATGTCAGGCAGGGGGCCCGGTGGGGCCCGTCTGCTGCTCTACCTGGGTTTGTGCCACCTGGGGCTGGGAGCCATGGTTCTGGCCTTCTCTTTCACCAGCATGGCCTTCACCTCATCCGCACGCGTCCGGCAGTCCTGTCCATTCTGGGCTGGCTTCTTT GTGGTGGCATCAGGGATAGTGGGAATAATCTCATGGAGAAGACCTCTAACACTGGTG GTGTCACTGTTCATGTTGCTGTCTGCAGTGTGTGTGATCCTCAGCCTGGCTGGCTCTATGCTCTCCTGTCAGAACGCACAGATGGTCAAGTCAATGCTCAACTGCCAG GTGGAGAATGGTCTCTGTGTGTGCTGTGCAGGCACTCAAGCCTGCTCCATGGTGGAGGAGGATACCCTGGTTCTGTCCCTGAATGGAGACTGTCACTCAGTCAAACATCAGTTAAAG GACCTCCTATTCAGTGCGTGTGGTCTCAGCATTCTCTCCACCATCATTTGTACGCTGTCCACTGTGACTTGCAGTATCCACATATTCTCCTTGGACCTCGTGCACCTG CTCGCCCCTCATCGCTCCCGCTCAGTCAACCCAGAATGCACCACTCCGCAAGATGCCTTCCTGACCAACATCATGGACTTTGAGGAGTTTGTACCCcccattcctcctcctccctaCTATCCCCCTGAATacacctgcagctcagagacaGATGCTCAGAG CATCACCTATAATGGCTCCATGGAGAGTCCTGTCCCTTTGTACCCCACTGACTGCCCTCCTCCCTATGAAGCTGTGATGGGCCAAAGAGCTGCAAGCCAG GCAACAGTGTTTGACGCCCATGGTACCGAGCTGTCTGGAGAGAGAGGGACCTCTACAGCCTTTAGCGGAGAAG taTCTATGGATAGTGGTTCTCTGTTAATGTCAGAGATTGTGGACATCCCTGATGATTCCTCCCCCTCTGAAGACTCATGTTTGATGGAGGTTGGCATAAGGAGCCATGGGGGCAACAGGACCTGTGCTGACAGGGGCGACGGTTTCTTCCGTGGTCCACAGTGTCAAACACCAGAGAGTCCACTGGCAGGAGGACCGAGGGCAAGACGGTTCCTCAGAGGGGAAAGGTCTAATTCCTGCTCCTCGCCTAGCACAGCTACCAATACATACAG GTCTCCTGTGCTGCACCGCCAGGCTGTGTTAGCTAGCAGCTGTTCCCAGCTGGAAGCAATAGGAAACTCTCCAAATCAACAGCAATGTTTCATCCCAGAGATTCAGGTGAACCTCACCGACCCCTCAAACCAGGAAGCTGCCCCGGCCTCATCCGTTCCCCCTCCATCGTCTTCCTCAGCAGCCTGTGAGCACGGGAACGGACTGCTCCCTCCTCATGGGGCCCTTTACCTTCGACGAAGGGCTGAGAGAAGTGACAAACATGGAGGGACTGTTAGAAGACAAAGTGAAGGCTTTTTACGCCTTGTGAGGTCGCACAGTGAGCCAGGCCTCGGTTCTTCAACAGACACAG ttgACTTTGGATCCGGAGGCAGCAAGGCATCTACAGACACAG cTCCATCTTCCGAAGCTTGTTTGTTGCCTCGTTCTACTGTGGCTCCTCCTTCTGCTCTGCCAAGTAAAGGTGGCATTAAGACAGCAGCCACAGGTGTGCAAATCCCCCCTAAACCTGCACCAACCTCACCTATACGTATACCTAAAGACTGCCACCGCTCTCTGGGAGACCTGAAG gttacCCGAGTTCTGGTGGCTCGCTTCCTGCAGCGCTCCAAACGTAACCTGGGGCCACCCTCTGAGCATGCTGGGAGCACAGGACAGGGGCCAAAGAGGAGAAGTGGAGTGGAGACGGCTGGCTCTGGCCACCTGTCTACTGAGCAA GTGTCGCGGACCCCTTGGAGCACCAGCTGCGGACACCCCAACGCTCACTCCCATCATCCTCACCGCCGGGGACATCACCATTCCCATAGCGACAGTAGACACAACCGGCACTACAGCAGTCGAGCGCCAGAGGGGATCCACCTGCGCAGCTGCGGAGATCTGAGCTCCTCCACTTCATCGTTGCGTCGACTGATGGCGCCTCATGTGCCTCATGGGTCATCTGGAGCTCTCTATTCAGAGTCTGCGCTGTGA
- the fam189b gene encoding protein FAM189B isoform X2: MSGRGPGGARLLLYLGLCHLGLGAMVLAFSFTSMAFTSSARVRQSCPFWAGFFVVASGIVGIISWRRPLTLVVSLFMLLSAVCVILSLAGSMLSCQNAQMVKSMLNCQVENGLCVCCAGTQACSMVEEDTLVLSLNGDCHSVKHQLKDLLFSACGLSILSTIICTLSTVTCSIHIFSLDLVHLLAPHRSRSVNPECTTPQDAFLTNIMDFEEFVPPIPPPPYYPPEYTCSSETDAQSITYNGSMESPVPLYPTDCPPPYEAVMGQRAASQATVFDAHGTELSGERGTSTAFSGEVSMDSGSLLMSEIVDIPDDSSPSEDSCLMEVGIRSHGGNRTCADRGDGFFRGPQCQTPESPLAGGPRARRFLRGERSNSCSSPSTATNTYRSPVLHRQAVLASSCSQLEAIGNSPNQQQCFIPEIQVNLTDPSNQEAAPASSVPPPSSSSAACEHGNGLLPPHGALYLRRRAERSDKHGGTVRRQSEGFLRLVRSHSEPGLGSSTDTVDFGSGGSKASTDTAPSSEACLLPRSTVAPPSALPSKGGIKTAATGVQIPPKPAPTSPIRIPKDCHRSLGDLKVTRVLVARFLQRSKRNLGPPSEHAGSTGQGPKRRSGVETAGSGHLSTEQVSRTPWSTSCGHPNAHSHHPHRRGHHHSHSDSRHNRHYSSRAPEGIHLRSCGDLSSSTSSLRRLMAPHVPHGSSGALYSESAL; encoded by the exons ATGTCAGGCAGGGGGCCCGGTGGGGCCCGTCTGCTGCTCTACCTGGGTTTGTGCCACCTGGGGCTGGGAGCCATGGTTCTGGCCTTCTCTTTCACCAGCATGGCCTTCACCTCATCCGCACGCGTCCGGCAGTCCTGTCCATTCTGGGCTGGCTTCTTT GTGGTGGCATCAGGGATAGTGGGAATAATCTCATGGAGAAGACCTCTAACACTGGTG GTGTCACTGTTCATGTTGCTGTCTGCAGTGTGTGTGATCCTCAGCCTGGCTGGCTCTATGCTCTCCTGTCAGAACGCACAGATGGTCAAGTCAATGCTCAACTGCCAG GTGGAGAATGGTCTCTGTGTGTGCTGTGCAGGCACTCAAGCCTGCTCCATGGTGGAGGAGGATACCCTGGTTCTGTCCCTGAATGGAGACTGTCACTCAGTCAAACATCAGTTAAAG GACCTCCTATTCAGTGCGTGTGGTCTCAGCATTCTCTCCACCATCATTTGTACGCTGTCCACTGTGACTTGCAGTATCCACATATTCTCCTTGGACCTCGTGCACCTG CTCGCCCCTCATCGCTCCCGCTCAGTCAACCCAGAATGCACCACTCCGCAAGATGCCTTCCTGACCAACATCATGGACTTTGAGGAGTTTGTACCCcccattcctcctcctccctaCTATCCCCCTGAATacacctgcagctcagagacaGATGCTCAGAG CATCACCTATAATGGCTCCATGGAGAGTCCTGTCCCTTTGTACCCCACTGACTGCCCTCCTCCCTATGAAGCTGTGATGGGCCAAAGAGCTGCAAGCCAG GCAACAGTGTTTGACGCCCATGGTACCGAGCTGTCTGGAGAGAGAGGGACCTCTACAGCCTTTAGCGGAGAAG taTCTATGGATAGTGGTTCTCTGTTAATGTCAGAGATTGTGGACATCCCTGATGATTCCTCCCCCTCTGAAGACTCATGTTTGATGGAGGTTGGCATAAGGAGCCATGGGGGCAACAGGACCTGTGCTGACAGGGGCGACGGTTTCTTCCGTGGTCCACAGTGTCAAACACCAGAGAGTCCACTGGCAGGAGGACCGAGGGCAAGACGGTTCCTCAGAGGGGAAAGGTCTAATTCCTGCTCCTCGCCTAGCACAGCTACCAATACATACAG GTCTCCTGTGCTGCACCGCCAGGCTGTGTTAGCTAGCAGCTGTTCCCAGCTGGAAGCAATAGGAAACTCTCCAAATCAACAGCAATGTTTCATCCCAGAGATTCAGGTGAACCTCACCGACCCCTCAAACCAGGAAGCTGCCCCGGCCTCATCCGTTCCCCCTCCATCGTCTTCCTCAGCAGCCTGTGAGCACGGGAACGGACTGCTCCCTCCTCATGGGGCCCTTTACCTTCGACGAAGGGCTGAGAGAAGTGACAAACATGGAGGGACTGTTAGAAGACAAAGTGAAGGCTTTTTACGCCTTGTGAGGTCGCACAGTGAGCCAGGCCTCGGTTCTTCAACAGACACAG ttgACTTTGGATCCGGAGGCAGCAAGGCATCTACAGACACAG cTCCATCTTCCGAAGCTTGTTTGTTGCCTCGTTCTACTGTGGCTCCTCCTTCTGCTCTGCCAAGTAAAGGTGGCATTAAGACAGCAGCCACAGGTGTGCAAATCCCCCCTAAACCTGCACCAACCTCACCTATACGTATACCTAAAGACTGCCACCGCTCTCTGGGAGACCTGAAG gttacCCGAGTTCTGGTGGCTCGCTTCCTGCAGCGCTCCAAACGTAACCTGGGGCCACCCTCTGAGCATGCTGGGAGCACAGGACAGGGGCCAAAGAGGAGAAGTGGAGTGGAGACGGCTGGCTCTGGCCACCTGTCTACTGAGCAA GTGTCGCGGACCCCTTGGAGCACCAGCTGCGGACACCCCAACGCTCACTCCCATCATCCTCACCGCCGGGGACATCACCATTCCCATAGCGACAGTAGACACAACCGGCACTACAGCAGTCGAGCGCCAGAGGGGATCCACCTGCGCAGCTGCGGAGATCTGAGCTCCTCCACTTCATCGTTGCGTCGACTGATGGCGCCTCATGTGCCTCATGGGTCATCTGGAGCTCTCTATTCAGAGTCTGCGCTGTGA